One Halobacterium sp. DL1 DNA window includes the following coding sequences:
- a CDS encoding isocitrate dehydrogenase (Converts isocitrate to alpha ketoglutarate) — protein MSHDKISVPEQGEQVTYDEENDELHVPADPIIPIIHGDGIGKDVGPAAQKVLTAAAEATGHNVEWMEVYAGETAREMYDENLPEETVEAIREHRVAIKGPLTTPVGAGFRSLNVALRQTLDLYANVRPTYYLDGVPSPMKAPEEMDMVTFRENTEDVYAGIEWEAGTEEAEKVRDFVEDEMDFDGVMHEGPIGLGLKPISEKGSKRLVREAIDYAIENDRDKVTLVHKGNIMKFTEGQFGTWGMEVADEEYSDDEVFAAPDSLWEEQDEVDIPEDAVMVEERLADAMLQWIQLRTDEFDVLAMPNLNGDYLSDAAGAQIGGLGIAPGANFGKGRCLAEPVHGSAPKRAGQDKANPTALILSGRLLFEYIGWEDAGQLIRDAVEDAISSGEVTYDLERQIEGGTKLSTTEYAEAVVERIEELA, from the coding sequence ATGAGCCACGACAAGATTTCTGTCCCAGAGCAGGGAGAGCAGGTCACCTACGACGAGGAGAACGACGAACTCCACGTCCCCGCCGACCCCATCATCCCCATCATCCACGGAGACGGCATCGGGAAGGACGTCGGTCCGGCCGCCCAGAAGGTCCTGACCGCCGCCGCGGAGGCGACCGGCCACAACGTCGAGTGGATGGAGGTGTACGCAGGCGAGACCGCCCGCGAGATGTACGACGAGAACCTCCCCGAGGAGACGGTCGAGGCCATCCGCGAGCACCGCGTCGCCATCAAGGGCCCGCTCACGACGCCCGTCGGTGCGGGCTTCCGCAGCCTCAACGTCGCACTCCGACAGACCCTCGACCTCTACGCGAACGTCCGACCGACGTACTACCTCGACGGCGTCCCGTCACCGATGAAGGCGCCCGAGGAGATGGACATGGTCACGTTCCGGGAGAACACCGAGGACGTCTACGCCGGCATCGAGTGGGAGGCCGGCACCGAGGAGGCCGAGAAGGTACGAGACTTCGTCGAGGACGAGATGGACTTCGACGGCGTGATGCACGAGGGTCCCATCGGCCTCGGCCTCAAACCCATCTCCGAGAAGGGGAGCAAGCGCCTCGTCCGCGAGGCCATCGACTACGCCATCGAGAACGACCGCGACAAGGTGACGCTGGTCCACAAGGGGAACATCATGAAGTTCACCGAGGGCCAGTTCGGCACCTGGGGGATGGAGGTCGCCGACGAGGAGTACTCCGACGACGAGGTGTTCGCCGCGCCCGACTCCCTCTGGGAGGAGCAGGACGAGGTCGACATCCCGGAGGACGCCGTCATGGTCGAGGAGCGCCTCGCCGACGCGATGCTCCAGTGGATACAGCTGCGCACCGACGAGTTCGACGTGCTCGCGATGCCGAACCTCAACGGCGACTACCTCTCCGACGCCGCGGGCGCCCAGATCGGCGGCCTCGGCATCGCGCCGGGCGCGAACTTCGGGAAGGGGCGCTGTCTCGCCGAGCCGGTCCACGGCTCCGCGCCGAAGCGCGCCGGTCAGGACAAGGCGAACCCGACCGCGCTCATCCTCTCGGGCCGCCTCCTCTTCGAGTACATCGGCTGGGAGGACGCCGGGCAGCTCATCCGTGATGCCGTCGAGGACGCCATCTCCTCCGGCGAGGTCACGTACGACCTCGAGCGACAGATCGAGGGCGGCACGAAACTCTCCACCACGGAGTACGCCGAGGCCGTCGTCGAGCGCATCGAAGAACTCGCCTGA
- a CDS encoding translation initiation factor IF-1 has translation MTDDDPFDGLDVPGEDDLARAEQELTVHVESRRYDKPMTVVEGFDPDATDTGEVATLLKKGLGAGGTAKETSVEVQGDHAERARELLESEGFRVQ, from the coding sequence ATGACCGACGACGACCCGTTCGATGGGCTGGACGTACCGGGCGAGGACGACCTGGCGCGTGCCGAACAGGAGTTGACCGTCCACGTCGAATCCCGCCGATACGACAAGCCGATGACCGTCGTCGAGGGGTTCGACCCGGACGCGACGGACACCGGCGAAGTAGCCACGCTCCTGAAGAAGGGGCTGGGCGCTGGCGGCACCGCCAAAGAGACGAGCGTTGAGGTGCAGGGCGACCACGCCGAGCGCGCCCGGGAGCTGCTCGAGAGCGAGGGGTTTCGAGTGCAGTGA
- a CDS encoding biotin attachment protein: protein MTDVDSADVWPADAMDVEEAVVSNWFVRDGATVEAGETIAEIQIEKVSVDVTAPDSGTVERLVAEQGEFRRGDLLARIT from the coding sequence ATGACCGACGTCGACTCCGCGGACGTGTGGCCGGCGGACGCGATGGACGTCGAGGAGGCGGTCGTCTCGAACTGGTTCGTCCGGGACGGCGCGACCGTCGAGGCGGGCGAGACCATCGCCGAGATCCAGATCGAGAAGGTGAGCGTCGACGTGACTGCGCCCGACTCCGGCACGGTCGAGCGGCTCGTCGCGGAGCAGGGGGAGTTCCGCCGCGGCGACCTCCTCGCCCGCATCACCTGA
- a CDS encoding pyruvate dehydrogenase subunit beta: MSQQSSERELTMSRAMVDAIAHEMRENDEVFYMGEDVADYGGIFDSTQGLLEEFGRDRVMDVPISETAFMGAATGAAMEGMRPIAELMFTDFFGVCFDQIYNAMAKHTYMSGGQVSVPMVLTTAVGGTYNDAAQHSQTLYGTFAHLPGMKVVVPSTARDAKGLMHAAIRDDDPVVYMFHKRLMGLGWMPAPEGPKTEVPEEEYEAPIGEADVKREGSDVSIVTLGLHVHRALAAAEDLADDGVDAEVVDLRSLVPLDRETVLDSVRKTGRLVVVDEDYHSFGVSGEIAALAAEHAFDALEAPPERVASPDVPVPYARPLEEEFNPSTGDISDAVHRLTE, encoded by the coding sequence ATGAGCCAGCAGTCCAGCGAGCGCGAACTCACGATGAGTCGCGCGATGGTCGACGCCATCGCCCACGAGATGCGGGAGAACGACGAGGTCTTCTACATGGGGGAGGACGTCGCCGACTACGGCGGCATCTTCGACTCGACCCAGGGGCTCCTCGAGGAGTTCGGGCGCGACCGCGTGATGGACGTACCCATCAGCGAGACGGCGTTCATGGGGGCCGCCACCGGCGCCGCGATGGAGGGGATGCGCCCCATCGCGGAGTTGATGTTCACCGACTTCTTCGGCGTCTGCTTCGACCAGATATACAACGCGATGGCGAAGCACACGTACATGAGCGGCGGGCAGGTGTCGGTGCCGATGGTGCTGACGACGGCGGTCGGCGGCACGTACAACGACGCCGCCCAGCACTCTCAGACCCTCTACGGCACCTTCGCCCACCTCCCGGGGATGAAGGTGGTTGTCCCGTCGACCGCCCGGGACGCCAAGGGCCTGATGCACGCCGCCATCCGCGACGACGACCCCGTCGTCTACATGTTCCACAAGCGCCTGATGGGCCTGGGCTGGATGCCCGCACCGGAGGGACCGAAGACCGAGGTGCCCGAGGAGGAGTACGAGGCCCCCATCGGAGAGGCCGACGTCAAACGCGAGGGGAGTGACGTCTCCATCGTCACGCTCGGCCTCCACGTCCACCGCGCGCTCGCCGCCGCCGAGGACCTCGCAGACGACGGCGTCGACGCCGAGGTCGTGGACCTCCGATCGCTCGTCCCCCTCGACCGCGAGACGGTCCTCGACTCGGTGCGGAAGACGGGCCGTCTCGTCGTCGTCGACGAGGACTACCACTCATTCGGCGTCTCCGGGGAGATCGCGGCGCTGGCCGCCGAGCACGCCTTCGACGCGCTCGAAGCGCCCCCGGAGCGCGTCGCCAGTCCCGACGTGCCGGTGCCCTACGCTCGCCCCCTCGAAGAGGAGTTCAACCCGTCTACCGGGGATATCTCCGACGCCGTTCACCGCCTCACGGAATGA
- a CDS encoding acetoin:2,6-dichlorophenolindophenol oxidoreductase subunit alpha — MLPTNTLRDLYDDVVTARYYEERLQEEYLEGKQPAFDISAGPIPGELHLAAGQEAAGAGVCAHLRDDDTVTAPHRPHHVAIAKGVDLKRMTAEIFGRETGLSSGKGGHMHLYDPDVNFACSGIIAQGCPPAAGAALAAKKRNTDDVAVAFLGEGAVDQGGFLESLNFAAVHDLPVVFVVEDNDWAISMPQERITDVDNLADRADGFDLPGRSVEFDDVVAVYEAAEEAVGRARNGNGPTLLSVQVHRRMGHFMGDPESYRPDADVERAQELDCIPSLEADLAAAGVDDDDLEAIRERAEQRVDDAIEWAKDQPQPDPESTYEDVFTDPPEHGTAIGGGPE, encoded by the coding sequence ATGTTACCAACCAACACTCTGCGTGACCTCTACGACGACGTGGTCACCGCACGATACTACGAGGAGCGCCTCCAGGAGGAGTATCTCGAGGGGAAACAGCCGGCGTTCGACATCTCCGCCGGCCCCATCCCCGGCGAACTCCACCTCGCGGCCGGCCAGGAGGCGGCCGGCGCCGGCGTCTGCGCCCACCTCCGCGACGACGACACAGTTACCGCGCCCCACCGCCCCCACCACGTCGCTATCGCCAAGGGCGTCGACCTGAAGCGCATGACCGCCGAGATTTTCGGCCGGGAAACCGGACTCTCCTCGGGGAAGGGCGGGCACATGCACCTCTACGACCCGGACGTCAACTTCGCGTGCTCGGGCATCATCGCGCAGGGCTGCCCGCCCGCCGCCGGCGCCGCGCTCGCAGCGAAGAAGCGCAACACGGACGACGTCGCCGTAGCGTTCCTCGGCGAGGGCGCCGTCGACCAGGGGGGGTTCCTCGAGTCACTGAACTTCGCGGCGGTCCACGACCTCCCCGTCGTCTTCGTCGTGGAGGACAACGACTGGGCCATCTCGATGCCACAAGAGCGCATCACGGACGTCGACAACCTCGCCGACCGCGCCGACGGCTTCGACCTGCCCGGCCGCAGCGTCGAGTTCGACGACGTCGTCGCCGTCTACGAGGCCGCCGAGGAGGCCGTCGGACGCGCCCGTAACGGCAATGGCCCGACGCTGCTTTCGGTCCAGGTTCACCGCCGTATGGGTCACTTCATGGGCGACCCCGAGTCCTACCGGCCGGACGCAGACGTCGAACGCGCCCAGGAACTCGACTGTATCCCGAGTCTGGAGGCCGACCTCGCAGCGGCGGGCGTCGACGACGACGACCTCGAAGCCATCCGGGAGCGGGCCGAACAGCGCGTCGACGACGCGATCGAGTGGGCGAAAGACCAGCCCCAGCCGGACCCCGAGTCGACCTACGAGGACGTGTTCACGGACCCGCCCGAGCACGGCACGGCAATCGGGGGTGGTCCCGAATGA
- a CDS encoding replication protein H-like protein → MYAVVGCSNCNALWVVEGRPDTTGCPRCEKRHQFGKLRKFVTTDDEDHAREVRASILANKAGHGDAFAELDDFATLDDYTDDVGMSDDEFLAQAGVDTDEVAGVEDRVDASTRSLGKREAVRTALRELDEPTAGEVKAFAAEHDVGGDYVERALAKLKRAGEVSESGGRYREL, encoded by the coding sequence ATGTACGCGGTCGTCGGCTGTTCGAACTGCAACGCGCTCTGGGTGGTGGAAGGGCGGCCCGACACCACCGGCTGTCCGCGCTGCGAGAAGCGCCACCAGTTCGGGAAACTCCGGAAGTTCGTCACCACCGACGACGAGGACCACGCTCGCGAGGTGCGCGCGTCGATTCTCGCCAACAAGGCGGGCCACGGCGACGCGTTCGCGGAACTCGACGACTTCGCCACGCTCGACGACTACACAGACGACGTGGGGATGAGCGACGACGAGTTCCTGGCGCAGGCGGGCGTGGACACCGACGAGGTCGCGGGCGTCGAGGACCGGGTCGACGCCTCGACGCGGAGCCTCGGGAAGCGCGAGGCCGTCAGGACCGCGCTGCGGGAACTCGACGAACCGACGGCTGGCGAAGTGAAGGCGTTCGCGGCCGAGCACGACGTCGGCGGCGACTACGTGGAGCGCGCGCTGGCGAAACTGAAGCGGGCCGGCGAGGTCTCGGAGTCGGGCGGCCGGTACCGGGAGCTGTAG
- a CDS encoding 3-hydroxy-3-methylglutaryl-CoA reductase yields MTDADDLADRVQAGDLRLYELESHADADTAAAARRELLARETGADLGATGSFTFDAESVDSAIENLAGGTQLPLGVAGPLAVSGGAADDEFYLPLATTEGALVASVNRGCSAITAAGGANARVTKVGMTRAPVFRVADVTEGAEVAEWVGENVDVLAEAAESTTSHGELQDVTPYVVGDNVYLRFSYDTKDAMGMNMATIATEAASEVVERETPAELVALSGNLCTDKKPAAINAVEGRGRSVTADVTIPRDVVEDRFDTTPEAIEEANTRKNLVGSAKAGSLGFNAHAANVVAAVFLATGQDAAQVVEGSNAITTVEARDEALYASVTFASLEVGTVGGGTKLPTQREALDVLGVRGSGDPAGANADALAEVIAAGGLAGELSLLAALASRHLSSAHAELGR; encoded by the coding sequence ATGACCGACGCTGACGACCTCGCCGACCGCGTGCAGGCCGGCGACCTCCGACTCTACGAACTCGAATCCCACGCCGACGCGGACACCGCGGCGGCAGCGCGCCGCGAACTGCTCGCCCGCGAGACGGGCGCCGACCTCGGCGCGACGGGGTCGTTCACGTTCGACGCCGAGTCGGTCGACTCGGCCATCGAGAACCTCGCCGGCGGCACGCAGCTCCCGCTCGGCGTCGCCGGCCCGCTCGCGGTTTCGGGGGGCGCGGCCGACGACGAGTTCTACCTCCCACTCGCCACCACGGAGGGCGCGCTCGTCGCCTCCGTCAACCGCGGCTGCTCGGCCATCACGGCCGCCGGTGGCGCCAATGCCCGCGTCACGAAGGTCGGGATGACTCGTGCGCCCGTCTTCCGGGTCGCGGACGTGACCGAGGGAGCCGAAGTCGCCGAGTGGGTCGGCGAGAACGTGGACGTACTCGCGGAGGCCGCCGAGTCCACCACCAGCCACGGCGAACTCCAGGACGTGACCCCGTACGTCGTCGGCGACAACGTCTACCTCCGGTTCAGCTACGACACGAAGGACGCGATGGGGATGAACATGGCCACCATCGCCACAGAGGCCGCCAGCGAGGTGGTCGAGCGCGAGACGCCCGCGGAACTCGTCGCGCTCTCGGGGAACCTCTGCACGGACAAGAAGCCGGCCGCCATCAACGCCGTGGAGGGCCGGGGCCGCAGCGTCACCGCCGACGTCACCATTCCCCGCGACGTCGTCGAGGACCGCTTCGACACGACCCCGGAGGCCATCGAGGAGGCCAACACGCGGAAGAACCTCGTCGGCTCCGCGAAGGCCGGAAGCCTCGGGTTCAACGCCCACGCGGCGAACGTCGTCGCGGCCGTCTTCCTCGCGACCGGCCAGGACGCCGCCCAGGTCGTCGAGGGGTCGAACGCCATCACCACCGTCGAGGCACGGGACGAGGCGCTCTACGCCTCCGTGACCTTCGCGAGCCTCGAGGTCGGCACCGTCGGCGGCGGCACGAAACTCCCGACCCAGCGGGAGGCTCTCGACGTGCTCGGCGTCCGGGGGAGCGGCGACCCGGCCGGCGCGAACGCGGACGCGCTCGCCGAGGTCATCGCGGCGGGCGGCCTCGCGGGCGAACTCAGCCTCCTCGCGGCGCTCGCGTCCCGCCACCTCTCCTCGGCCCACGCCGAACTCGGTCGCTGA
- a CDS encoding thiamine-binding protein, producing the protein MTSRRRFLASVGGAAALGLAGCLDVASPSGDPDTLKVGTTQSYVDAVSTSAGDWVKAEFEARHDTTLEWVVRENELNGFIERRKQGVDLGADMYVGVTPTDLVRADRELEASLFEGFDTDRVPNSRDIVDGYRFDPQNRVLPTGSSYVCIVYDEDEVDEPESLDDLTREPWADSLILPSPQNTVTGLSFLLWTVHEYGTDGYLDYWERLLDNGLRTTGSWNAAYSAYSNEEAPMVMSYSTDQVYAAQSDVDMSRHQIAFPNDQGYAYVSGTARFADAGKEELVHEFANFMLDAKTQQTTAVKNVGIPTVTDASLPEDVRQYAHVPAETVQYDYDALRENLDDWRGTVSQRIANQ; encoded by the coding sequence ATGACGTCGCGTCGCCGCTTTCTCGCCTCCGTCGGGGGTGCCGCTGCGCTCGGACTGGCAGGGTGCCTGGATGTCGCCAGCCCCAGTGGCGACCCGGACACGCTGAAGGTCGGCACGACGCAGTCGTACGTCGACGCCGTCTCCACCAGTGCCGGCGACTGGGTGAAAGCCGAGTTCGAGGCGCGCCACGACACGACCCTCGAGTGGGTCGTCCGCGAGAACGAACTCAACGGCTTCATCGAGCGCCGGAAACAGGGCGTCGACCTCGGCGCCGACATGTACGTCGGCGTCACGCCGACCGACCTCGTCCGCGCGGACCGGGAACTCGAGGCGTCGCTGTTCGAGGGCTTCGACACCGACCGCGTCCCGAACTCGCGGGATATCGTCGACGGCTACCGCTTCGACCCGCAGAACCGCGTGCTCCCCACCGGTTCCTCCTACGTCTGCATCGTCTACGACGAGGACGAGGTCGACGAACCCGAGAGCCTCGATGACCTCACGCGGGAGCCGTGGGCGGACAGCCTCATCCTCCCGAGCCCGCAGAACACGGTGACGGGACTCAGCTTCCTGCTGTGGACGGTCCACGAGTACGGCACCGACGGCTACCTCGACTACTGGGAGCGCCTGCTCGACAACGGCCTCCGCACCACCGGGTCGTGGAACGCCGCCTACAGCGCCTACTCCAACGAGGAGGCGCCGATGGTGATGTCCTACAGCACCGACCAGGTGTACGCCGCCCAGAGCGATGTCGACATGAGCCGCCACCAGATCGCGTTCCCGAACGACCAGGGCTACGCCTACGTCTCCGGCACCGCCCGCTTCGCGGACGCTGGGAAGGAAGAACTCGTCCACGAGTTCGCGAACTTCATGCTGGACGCTAAGACCCAGCAGACCACCGCCGTGAAGAACGTCGGCATCCCGACCGTCACGGACGCCTCGCTCCCCGAGGACGTCCGGCAGTACGCCCACGTCCCCGCGGAGACCGTCCAGTACGACTACGACGCGCTGCGCGAGAACCTCGACGACTGGCGCGGAACGGTCTCCCAGCGCATCGCGAACCAGTAG
- a CDS encoding amidohydrolase — protein sequence MTAPADLILQNGEVHTLAGDEPYDAVAVRHGRVVRLTSDYDVDFLNGVGTDVVDLGGRVLLPGFVDAHTHMETVGQYGLHADLRGASGPGDVADRLRERAAESDGWVLGYGYDESAWDADDIVQADLDAVSEDRPVAAIREDMHTATVNGVALEEFGDEMPDDDVLGDGRIVEDAVEVIYDASDPGPAETKELVRAAQREANERGVTAVHDMARNSDAPRAVRELALADELTVRVRLNYWSDHLDAVRETGLRTNHGSGMVEVGGVKTFTDGSLGGRTAKLSEPYADAPDETGTWVVDPEELHELVREADDLGLQVTAHAIGDEAIDAVLDAYETCADAGASRHRVEHAELASDEAIERMADLGVVASMQPNFLKWAGEESLYEDRLGTERREGSNRFRTMLDAGVPLAFGSDCMPLDPLLGVHHAVNAPAAEQQLSVTEALRAYTAGGAYAGFAEDRMGTVELGGVADFVVLDDSPWEHRESIRDIGVAATVVDGDVVYRSDDFAGEQND from the coding sequence ATGACAGCGCCCGCCGACCTGATTCTGCAGAACGGCGAGGTGCACACGCTCGCCGGCGACGAGCCCTACGACGCCGTCGCGGTTCGACACGGCCGCGTGGTGCGCCTCACGAGCGACTACGACGTCGACTTCCTGAACGGCGTGGGGACGGACGTGGTGGACCTCGGCGGCCGCGTCCTCCTGCCGGGGTTCGTCGACGCCCACACGCACATGGAGACCGTCGGGCAGTACGGCCTCCACGCGGACCTCCGCGGCGCCAGCGGCCCCGGCGACGTCGCCGACCGCCTCCGCGAGCGAGCGGCCGAGAGCGACGGCTGGGTCCTGGGCTACGGCTACGACGAGAGCGCCTGGGACGCCGACGACATCGTGCAGGCCGACCTGGACGCCGTCAGCGAGGACCGACCGGTCGCGGCCATCCGCGAGGACATGCACACGGCGACAGTCAACGGCGTCGCCCTCGAGGAGTTCGGCGACGAGATGCCCGACGACGACGTGCTCGGGGACGGCCGCATCGTCGAGGACGCCGTGGAAGTCATCTACGACGCGTCCGACCCGGGGCCGGCGGAGACGAAGGAACTCGTCCGTGCTGCCCAGCGCGAGGCCAACGAACGTGGCGTGACCGCCGTCCACGACATGGCCCGGAACTCCGACGCGCCGCGGGCGGTCCGCGAACTCGCGCTCGCCGACGAACTCACCGTCCGAGTGCGCCTCAACTACTGGAGCGACCACCTGGACGCCGTCCGCGAGACCGGCCTGCGCACGAACCACGGCTCCGGCATGGTCGAGGTCGGCGGCGTGAAGACGTTTACCGACGGCAGCCTCGGCGGTCGCACCGCGAAGCTCTCGGAGCCGTACGCCGACGCGCCCGACGAGACGGGGACGTGGGTCGTCGACCCGGAGGAACTCCACGAACTCGTCCGCGAGGCCGACGACCTCGGCCTCCAGGTGACCGCCCACGCCATCGGCGACGAAGCTATCGACGCGGTGCTCGACGCCTACGAGACGTGCGCCGACGCGGGAGCGAGCCGCCACCGCGTCGAGCACGCCGAACTCGCCAGCGACGAGGCCATCGAGCGGATGGCGGACCTCGGCGTCGTCGCGTCGATGCAGCCGAACTTCCTGAAGTGGGCGGGCGAGGAGAGCCTCTACGAGGACCGCCTCGGCACCGAGCGCCGCGAGGGGAGCAACCGGTTCCGGACGATGCTCGACGCCGGCGTGCCGCTCGCGTTCGGCAGCGACTGCATGCCACTCGACCCGCTGCTGGGCGTCCACCACGCGGTGAACGCGCCGGCCGCGGAACAGCAACTCTCTGTCACCGAGGCGCTCCGGGCGTACACCGCGGGCGGCGCGTACGCCGGCTTCGCCGAGGACCGGATGGGGACCGTCGAACTCGGCGGCGTCGCGGACTTCGTCGTCCTCGACGATTCGCCGTGGGAGCACCGCGAATCGATCCGCGACATCGGCGTGGCCGCGACGGTCGTCGACGGCGACGTGGTCTACCGCAGCGACGACTTTGCCGGCGAACAGAACGACTAA
- a CDS encoding phosphoglyceromutase (catalyzes the interconversion of 2-phosphoglycerate and 3-phosphoglycerate) produces MQAALVILDGWGLGDHDRLDAVKAADTPNFDEYTRRGADGTLTTTGRHVGLPEGQMGNSEVGHLTIGSGRVVLQEYTRIEDAIAKDELCENDAIAGAFDHVAETGGRVHLLGLVSDGGVHSDHEHVHALIECAAERGVEATTHAFTDGRDTSPHGGEEYLETLESVVDEHGTGDVATVTGRYYAMDRDQNWDRTRRAYDAIVDHEADHRAASAVDAVRESYDRETTDEFVEPTLVEGGAALADGDAVIFCNFRSDRARQLTRLLADIRPDDWEFDTHPPDVPVVTMTEYDRTFDCPVAFPSRQPEQTLGDVLADHGLGQLRVAESEKYAHVTYFLNGGREVEFDGEIRRIVESPDVPTYDRQPEMSAAGVTDTALDVLDSEDPAVLVLNYANPDMVGHTGDYEAAIDAVEAADDQLGRLVPALRSSGADVLLTADHGNADDMGTADEPHTAHTFNPVPFVFLDADAADEDLSGGHAVREGGALRDVSPTLLALLGIDQPSEMTGESLLD; encoded by the coding sequence ATGCAGGCCGCGCTCGTGATTCTCGACGGCTGGGGGCTCGGCGACCACGACAGGCTGGACGCCGTGAAGGCCGCGGACACCCCGAACTTCGACGAGTACACCCGCCGGGGCGCCGACGGCACGCTCACCACCACCGGCCGCCACGTCGGGCTTCCGGAGGGGCAGATGGGGAACAGCGAGGTGGGCCACCTCACCATCGGGTCGGGCCGGGTCGTCCTCCAGGAGTACACGCGCATCGAGGACGCCATCGCGAAGGACGAACTCTGCGAGAACGACGCTATAGCGGGCGCCTTCGACCACGTCGCGGAGACGGGTGGGCGCGTCCACCTGCTGGGGCTCGTGAGCGACGGCGGCGTCCACTCCGACCACGAGCACGTCCACGCACTCATCGAGTGCGCAGCGGAGCGGGGCGTCGAGGCGACGACACACGCGTTCACGGACGGTCGTGACACTTCCCCGCACGGCGGGGAGGAGTACCTCGAGACGCTCGAATCCGTCGTCGACGAGCACGGAACCGGCGACGTCGCCACGGTCACCGGTCGCTACTACGCGATGGACCGGGACCAGAACTGGGACCGGACGAGACGGGCCTACGACGCCATCGTCGACCACGAGGCCGACCACCGTGCCGCGTCCGCGGTCGACGCGGTGCGGGAGAGCTACGACCGCGAGACCACCGACGAGTTCGTCGAACCCACGCTCGTCGAGGGTGGGGCCGCGCTGGCCGACGGGGACGCCGTGATCTTCTGCAACTTCCGGTCGGACCGGGCGCGGCAACTCACGCGGCTGCTCGCGGACATCCGGCCCGACGACTGGGAGTTCGACACTCACCCGCCGGACGTCCCGGTTGTCACGATGACGGAGTACGACAGGACGTTCGACTGCCCGGTCGCGTTCCCGTCGCGGCAGCCCGAACAGACGCTCGGCGACGTGCTCGCGGACCACGGCCTCGGCCAGCTCAGAGTCGCCGAGTCAGAGAAGTACGCCCACGTCACGTACTTCCTCAACGGCGGCCGCGAGGTGGAGTTCGACGGCGAGATACGGCGCATCGTCGAGAGTCCGGACGTCCCCACCTACGACCGCCAGCCGGAGATGAGCGCGGCGGGCGTCACCGACACCGCCCTCGACGTGCTCGACAGCGAGGACCCGGCCGTGCTCGTGTTGAACTACGCGAACCCCGACATGGTCGGCCACACCGGCGACTACGAGGCCGCCATCGACGCCGTCGAGGCCGCCGACGACCAACTCGGTCGGCTGGTCCCCGCACTCCGCAGTTCTGGCGCGGACGTCCTCCTCACCGCCGACCACGGCAACGCCGACGACATGGGGACCGCCGACGAACCCCACACAGCGCACACGTTCAACCCCGTCCCGTTCGTCTTCCTCGACGCCGACGCGGCGGACGAGGACCTCTCCGGCGGTCACGCGGTCCGCGAGGGCGGCGCGCTCCGGGACGTCTCCCCGACGCTGCTCGCGCTGCTCGGTATCGACCAGCCCTCGGAGATGACCGGCGAGTCGCTGCTCGACTAG